One part of the Fusobacterium pseudoperiodonticum genome encodes these proteins:
- a CDS encoding riboflavin synthase subunit alpha yields the protein MEILDKKSNRMSRANAGVSERREFPDLQRILDFLSLRNLLSNELFFTFY from the coding sequence ATGGAAATTTTAGATAAAAAATCAAATAGAATGAGCCGAGCAAATGCAGGAGTGTCTGAACGAAGAGAGTTTCCTGATTTGCAGCGAATTCTTGATTTTTTATCGTTAAGAAATTTACTCAGTAACGAACTATTTTTTACTTTCTATTAA
- a CDS encoding GlsB/YeaQ/YmgE family stress response membrane protein: MGVIAWLVLGALSGWLANKLMKNSSTGLIDNVITGIIGSFIGGFVFNFFGAKTITGFNLHSIFVSVVGACILLWIINKIRR; the protein is encoded by the coding sequence ATGGGAGTTATTGCTTGGTTAGTACTTGGAGCTTTATCAGGTTGGTTAGCTAATAAACTAATGAAAAATTCTTCAACAGGATTAATAGATAATGTAATAACAGGGATAATAGGATCTTTCATTGGAGGATTTGTTTTTAATTTTTTTGGAGCTAAAACGATTACAGGATTTAATCTTCATAGTATTTTTGTATCTGTAGTAGGAGCTTGTATTCTACTTTGGATTATTAATAAAATTAGAAGATAA